The following proteins are co-located in the Fructilactobacillus carniphilus genome:
- a CDS encoding DNA-3-methyladenine glycosylase: protein MTERLRRFFATGTTDEITQRLLGKLLIYHSPQGLMSGYITEAEAYLGQRDSAAHAYQGKRTPANEALYGVPGTIYIYSIHSRLCLDVAAQARDVPEGILIRGLEPVQGRALMEQNRAKHGYDLTNGPGKLMEALGITDKHLNELEFGETDLDIDLDHGKIPKQIVTSGRIGVSDRGSWTEKPYRFYVAGNPYVSKLPKRDFDLKNHGWKN, encoded by the coding sequence GTGACAGAACGACTGCGACGGTTCTTTGCAACGGGAACCACGGATGAAATTACGCAACGCTTGCTAGGCAAGCTCTTGATTTACCACTCACCGCAAGGATTAATGAGTGGTTATATTACGGAGGCAGAGGCTTATCTGGGTCAACGCGATTCAGCCGCGCATGCTTATCAAGGCAAACGGACTCCTGCGAACGAAGCTCTCTATGGCGTACCCGGGACGATTTACATTTATTCGATTCATTCGCGGCTCTGCCTCGATGTGGCGGCGCAAGCGCGGGACGTTCCCGAGGGAATTTTGATTCGGGGGCTGGAACCGGTCCAGGGACGAGCATTAATGGAGCAAAATCGTGCTAAGCATGGGTATGATTTGACCAATGGTCCCGGCAAGTTAATGGAAGCCTTGGGCATCACGGATAAGCACCTGAACGAGCTGGAATTTGGGGAAACGGATTTAGACATTGATTTAGATCATGGCAAGATTCCCAAACAAATCGTGACCAGTGGTCGGATTGGCGTGAGTGACCGTGGGAGTTGGACGGAAAAACCGTACCGCTTCTACGTTGCCGGTAATCCGTACGTTTCCAAGTTACCGAAACGCGACT
- a CDS encoding universal stress protein, whose product MAKVEPLEFKRILLTIDADDPDANVRALSYAVTQAKTFNAQLGICSVLEGGDINIYDSLTPKKLDEKRDALNQVIYKYVDLAKDFGVENVTAIASEGGDIDDEILDTIIPDFKPDLLVCGADKDGEHHFYSISVKLAKKAKISVIVVR is encoded by the coding sequence ATGGCTAAGGTAGAACCATTAGAATTCAAACGGATTTTATTGACGATTGACGCTGATGATCCAGACGCAAACGTCCGGGCCCTCAGTTACGCGGTGACGCAGGCGAAAACATTTAACGCTCAGCTCGGGATTTGTTCGGTATTAGAGGGTGGTGACATCAACATTTACGATTCTCTAACACCGAAGAAATTAGACGAGAAGCGAGATGCTTTGAACCAGGTCATTTACAAGTACGTGGATTTGGCTAAGGACTTCGGGGTAGAAAACGTCACGGCCATCGCCAGTGAAGGCGGCGACATCGACGACGAAATCTTGGATACGATTATTCCAGACTTTAAGCCCGACTTGCTCGTTTGCGGAGCTGATAAGGATGGGGAACACCATTTTTACAGCATTAGCGTGAAGTTGGCGAAAAAAGCTAAGATTTCAGTGATCGTAGTACGGTAA